The genomic window TGGCTGAGTATCAGATGGCCCCCTGGCTTCAGTACCTTGAGCGCTTCCCTGATGAGCTTCGGGAAATCCCGCTCCACTTTGAACACCTTTTTGCCGAAGCGTGAGAAGCTTGGCGGATCGATCAGTATCGCATCAAAGCGCTGGCGGTTCCGCTCCGCATATTTCAAGTATTCGAAAGCTTCCATTATATAGATGCTCTGGCCGTCGAGCGACATGTTGTTGGCATTGAAGTTTTCCGTGATCAGTTCACGGCTCCGCTTCGCCAGGTCGACGCTCGTCGTCATCATTCCACCCTCTCTCGCAGCGATTGAAAATGTCCCGCTGTAGCTGAAGAGGTTGAGGAACGATTTCGCGTTGAACGGGTTGTGGATCAGCGTCTTGCGTGTCTCACGCTGATCCAGGAACAGCCGCGTCATCGGTCCTTCATCGAGATGTACACTGTAGATCATCCCGGATTCCTTTACCGTAATGGGAAATTCGACATTGCCCATGACACGTCGGTTTACCGTCTCCATCTTCCCCTGATCGCTGAAACGCGTCTGCTCCGTTATGGAGTCCGGTTTCAGCTCCACCATCAATGTCTTGATGATCAGGTCCCGGATTTTGTAGATGCCCCGGGAATAGAAGGTGATGAGGAGATGATTGTCATAGTTGTCGACGGTGAAGCCGCCGATGCCGTCCCCGATTTCATTGAAGAGGCGGAATGCCGTCGTATCCTCCTGGTTGTAGAGGGGGGCGCGCTTCTCCAGCGCTTCCCTGATCCGCCGCCCAATGAAGGCATCATCTATCGCCTCCTGCTCATCGCGCGTCAGCACCCAGCCCTGGGCCTTCTGCTCGAAACTGATCATGGCGATGCCGACCAGCCTGCCATAGGTATCTTCAAGCTTGACGATTTCACCATCCTTCAGGAATGTGTCGTCGCTCAGGTCTTCCCTGTCTATGTTCAGCTGCCCATTCATATAGGCACGTTCGTGTCCTCTTTTCAGCTGTATCGTATTCATCAAAATGTCTCCCTTTCTGTCATGAAGGTGTGGAATAGACTTGCGGCCAGACTGCTTGTCCGGTCATCGGTATCAAGGGCCGGGGCCACTTCACTGATGTCGAAGCTTACAAGATTGGAAAGCTTGGCAAGTTGTGCTACCATACCATGAATTTCCTGCGCCGTATAGCCATTCTGGGCAGGCATGCTTGTGCCGGGTGCCACACTCTGCTGCACAGAGTCCATGCAGAGCGTCCCGAACACCACATCATATTCCGACAGCTTGGAGAGGGTGTGTGCGTATGCGTCTGCGGACCGCACTTCATCCATCATTGCATAATGCACGCCGAATGCATCCGCCGTATCGAACAGTGTCTTGGTATTGCCGGAAGACTGGATTCCGAGGACATGATAGTCGATGTCCTCATCCTCTGAGAGGATCTGGTGGAACATCGTGCCGGAAGACGGCCTTTCATCCCGCAGGTCGAAATGGGCATCGAAGTTCACAACCGCAATCCGCTTGTCCGGATAGGCCTTACGCACACCGAGGTAATGCCCGTAGAGGGTCTCGTGGCCGCCGCCGATGATGAGCGGGAACTGGTCCCGGGCGAGCACTTCCCCCACACATTCGCCGAGCGCCTCCTGGGAAGCTTCCAGATCCTCATCCCCCACGACACTGCCGTAGTCGTATACAGGCTCCGTATAGGGCAGTGATGCCATCTTCTGCCGGACTTTCACAGGACCATCGAATGCACCGGTGCGCCCCTTGTTGCGCCGCACCCCTTCATCAGAGCGGAAACCGATGAATACCGGTACGCTGGCAGGCGTCTCTTCACTCCACTGGCTGATGACCTGATGCACACGTTCCTTCACATCCGGATTGTCTGTTCTCCCTGTAAAAGTATGATGTTCAATATGCTTCATCTGTTATCTCCCCTTTTCATGAAATTCCTTGAATATGCTTATGATGAGCAGCGGTGTTGTCAATAGGACGAGCAGGATGTTGAATGGCAGTATGAACAGCGACAGTTCCACATCCCTGAAGAGGGTGATGAACAGGCTGACCGTCACTTTCAGCCAGAGGGCGGTGATGATGATCATCTGACGGTGATAGTACTTGTTCTGCGTCATGTTGAAGAATGTTGTGAACAGGTACGCCACTGCCAGCGCGAGGGCGATGAACAGGTTGACCCATTCATATATATACTGCATGTCGGATATTCTGAAATAGCCTTCCGTGAAGACCCCATGCCGATTATTGAATTCAATCAGGATGAAGATCAGCACAAGCGTTCCGAGCAGCAGTTCCAAATAATTCGGCTTGAGCCAGGATGGAAACTCGATTTCCATGAACGTCTTCACCCTGTGCAACAGGCCGTTGCGCATGTCATACAGCTGTTTTGAGAATCCCAGATATTCGTCCGGGTGCAGCCTCCGCTTTCTGTTCTTCCGGGATAATGTCGCCTGGTCCCCCTTCTTCGGCTTCTTGAGGAGGTTCTTCGACTTCGACAGGAAGACCCCCACCCAGAGTGCCATGAGCGACAGCACCCAGAGGGTGCCGAAAAATGTATTGATCGATAGGACATCCGTCGGGGACAGCGTCGTATCGATATTCGAATAGACGGCAGTCTGTGTAAAGAAATAGGCCAGTCCATAGAAGGACAATATGACCATATAGTGCTCCTTGCGGTGCCTCGGGTCCAGCTGCTCATTGAAGATGTTGTAGAGCATATGGACGATGAACGCCAAAAGGAACAGCAGAGCAAACCATCCGTAGACCTGGAACATCAGCAATGTCGTCAGCAGGAACAGAAAGAACGAGAGCCCGATGAAGAAGAAGGACAACTCTGTATCATACTCCGTCGTTTTGCGAATGAGCTGGGCGATCTTGAACATCCCAAGACCGAACAGGATCGACAGGATGCCCGCGATGATCGGGAACCCGCCGATCACCATCCCCAATATATTCAGAACCTCGACAAAAAAAGCATCGAACAGATCGAAAAACGTATCTATCTGCGGCGTCTCCACAGCTTCTCCATCGCTTCTGATCCTGCCTGTATTGAACAATATGAACAGTCCCAGAACGACGAAGAAGACCCCCAGGAGGACGCTGATTATCACTTCACTTTGTTGCTTCAACCACTTCATTTGATTTCACCTCAATATCCCTTCCCATTATAGAGGAATTCCTTTCTGAATGCATCGAATGACCCATCATCAGAAAAAGAAATATTAAAATTTTTGTTTAGGAAATCTCAGCCATGGGTATACCTCAACTAACAGCAGATAAGTAATTAATATATATGATATCAACCCAAACCAAGTATCCCTAGGAGTGATTTCAATGGACTTTAAAGATAAAGATAAGAAATCCGAAATCGAAGATGCAGCACAGGAAGCCCGCACCAAGGAAAACCCATCGGAAGAGATGGATACCGAGGCAGACAGAAAAGTGGATAAGGGGAAAGACCTTGAACGGGACGAATCCGGTTCTGAAAGGACAGAAGACGAGATTCAGGATTCATTCGAATAGGAAAAAGGCGTTGCCATTACACGGACGGTGTTCTGGCGACGCCTTTTTTGTGGATTTTTATTTTTGAATGGGCCAATTGTCGTTCGTGGCCTTCACCAATGATAATTGGAGGCCCAACTGTCACTCGCGATCCTCACCAATGACAATTGGAGGCCTAACTGTCACTCGCGGTCTTCACCAATGACAATTGGAGGCCCAACTGTCACTCGCGGTCCTCACCAATGACAATTGGAGGCCCAACTGTCACTCGTTAAATGCATCTATGGTAACAGAAACCGATCATTCCCGGTTCAATGCCCTTTTGGCGATATCCCTTCTCAGGAAAAGGCCCCCCTCGTCAAATTTCACTTTGCCCACATTGGAATATGCATCTTCTACGGCAGCTTCGATCGAGGCACCTTCGCCGGTGACGAGAAGCACACGGCCGCCGTTGGTGTGCCATCCATCATCCACCTGTTCAAGGCCGCTTACATAACACGCATCGCGCACCGCATCAAAATCGATGGTGTGCCCTTTTTCATATGCCATCGGGTAGCCCGCACTTGCGAGCATGACCCCGACCTTGTATGCCGGCGAGAAGGTCAGCTCAAACGGCGCCTTCTTTTCCACCTTTTCAAGCACATCAATGAAGTCATCCTCCATCAGCGAAAGGAGGATCTGCGCTTCGGGGTCGCCGAAGCGGGCATTGAATTCAATGACTTTGACGCCATCCTCCGTCACGATGGCCCCGAGGTAGAGGACACCGAAGTAGTCGAGCCCTTCCGCCACCATCGCATGCGCCATCGGTTCGACGATCTGTTCGACTGCTGCCCGCCTCACCGGCTCTTT from Salinicoccus sp. RF5 includes these protein-coding regions:
- a CDS encoding class I SAM-dependent rRNA methyltransferase, with translation MNTIQLKRGHERAYMNGQLNIDREDLSDDTFLKDGEIVKLEDTYGRLVGIAMISFEQKAQGWVLTRDEQEAIDDAFIGRRIREALEKRAPLYNQEDTTAFRLFNEIGDGIGGFTVDNYDNHLLITFYSRGIYKIRDLIIKTLMVELKPDSITEQTRFSDQGKMETVNRRVMGNVEFPITVKESGMIYSVHLDEGPMTRLFLDQRETRKTLIHNPFNAKSFLNLFSYSGTFSIAAREGGMMTTSVDLAKRSRELITENFNANNMSLDGQSIYIMEAFEYLKYAERNRQRFDAILIDPPSFSRFGKKVFKVERDFPKLIREALKVLKPGGHLILSQNLESFTLNQFKRQIDRTLTDAGYSYTLVDVKGLPKDYPTVKGYKNGKYLKVVTVQINK
- the hutG gene encoding formimidoylglutamase, coding for MKHIEHHTFTGRTDNPDVKERVHQVISQWSEETPASVPVFIGFRSDEGVRRNKGRTGAFDGPVKVRQKMASLPYTEPVYDYGSVVGDEDLEASQEALGECVGEVLARDQFPLIIGGGHETLYGHYLGVRKAYPDKRIAVVNFDAHFDLRDERPSSGTMFHQILSEDEDIDYHVLGIQSSGNTKTLFDTADAFGVHYAMMDEVRSADAYAHTLSKLSEYDVVFGTLCMDSVQQSVAPGTSMPAQNGYTAQEIHGMVAQLAKLSNLVSFDISEVAPALDTDDRTSSLAASLFHTFMTERETF
- the auxA gene encoding lipoteichoic acid stability factor AuxA, whose translation is MKWLKQQSEVIISVLLGVFFVVLGLFILFNTGRIRSDGEAVETPQIDTFFDLFDAFFVEVLNILGMVIGGFPIIAGILSILFGLGMFKIAQLIRKTTEYDTELSFFFIGLSFFLFLLTTLLMFQVYGWFALLFLLAFIVHMLYNIFNEQLDPRHRKEHYMVILSFYGLAYFFTQTAVYSNIDTTLSPTDVLSINTFFGTLWVLSLMALWVGVFLSKSKNLLKKPKKGDQATLSRKNRKRRLHPDEYLGFSKQLYDMRNGLLHRVKTFMEIEFPSWLKPNYLELLLGTLVLIFILIEFNNRHGVFTEGYFRISDMQYIYEWVNLFIALALAVAYLFTTFFNMTQNKYYHRQMIIITALWLKVTVSLFITLFRDVELSLFILPFNILLVLLTTPLLIISIFKEFHEKGR